A portion of the Calothrix sp. 336/3 genome contains these proteins:
- the pflA gene encoding pyruvate formate-lyase-activating protein, protein MANLESLQFPNVRFDETVASSIGDRAEDEGYIHSTESCGTVDGPGIRFVIFTSGCPLRCLYCSNPDCRNLENGKKVKVDELVTEIQKYKSYMQASGGGVTISGGEPLFQPSFVRAIFQRCHELGIHTALDTSGFCNLEAAKSVLEFVDLVLLDIKSFDPDTYTKVTSVAIAPTLDLAKYLDTIHKPTWIRFVLVPGLTDNPENIAGLADFVATLKNVERVEVLPFHKMGEYKWQQLGFEYLLQDTPVPSVQQIQDAIDIFKSRGIAAI, encoded by the coding sequence ATGGCAAATCTGGAATCTCTGCAATTTCCTAATGTTAGGTTCGATGAAACAGTAGCATCCTCCATAGGCGATCGCGCTGAAGATGAAGGTTACATACACTCTACAGAAAGCTGTGGAACGGTTGATGGTCCCGGTATTCGGTTTGTAATTTTTACATCGGGTTGTCCGTTGCGCTGTTTGTATTGCAGCAACCCCGATTGTCGGAATTTGGAAAATGGGAAAAAAGTTAAGGTTGATGAGCTTGTCACGGAGATTCAGAAGTATAAATCTTATATGCAAGCTTCCGGTGGTGGTGTGACAATTAGCGGTGGAGAACCGTTATTTCAACCTAGTTTTGTGCGTGCAATATTCCAACGCTGTCATGAATTAGGTATTCACACGGCTTTGGATACGTCAGGTTTTTGTAATTTAGAAGCTGCAAAATCCGTACTTGAATTTGTAGATTTAGTTTTGCTTGATATCAAATCCTTTGACCCGGATACTTATACAAAAGTTACGAGTGTGGCGATCGCACCTACGTTGGATTTAGCGAAATATTTGGATACAATTCATAAACCAACTTGGATTCGCTTTGTATTGGTTCCTGGTTTAACTGATAATCCCGAAAATATTGCGGGTTTGGCTGATTTTGTGGCGACTCTCAAGAATGTGGAAAGAGTTGAAGTTTTGCCATTCCATAAAATGGGGGAATACAAATGGCAGCAATTAGGTTTTGAATATTTGCTCCAAGATACTCCCGTTCCTTCTGTGCAACAAATCCAAGATGCAATCGATATTTTTAAGAGTCGAGGAATTGCGGCAATTTGA
- a CDS encoding cation:proton antiporter, translated as MASTEHSLMLDFTTVLGTSALGGYIANRIKQPVLLGYLVSGVLVGPFGWQLLNDVPRIKALASMGVAFLLFALGVEFSIAELKRVKDIAIKGSLLQIGLTTIIVAALTILLGWVEGLAQGIFLGAVLSLSSTAVVLKTLAERGEINTLHGQLMLAILIAQDLALGVMLALLPALTQPENFAAALFSALVKVLVFVAAAIIFGKWVVPVLIQRVVATGSTELFILSVIALCLGVALVTAGLGLSVEMGAFVAGLMVSEIEHSDHALSKILPLRDTFACLFFASIGMLINPQILIANFALILGLVMLVMIGKALIVFGIILVFGYSPKTAIITSLGINQIGEFSFVLALAGLQQNLISQQTYLLLLGTTAITLVLTPIWMNISPRLVEYLAKIPFFADKIKKYSEPKLLSIPEHISNHVVVAGYGRVGQVLVNILQNQGYPVIVIENSEASIQRLRHQHIPYIFGDADSELVLEKSHLEIAKALAIALPDPASTRILLSHALAIAPNIDIIVRSHFDREIDLLTQMGAKEVVQPEFEAALELGSHLLTTLGEPEANIRQILSTIRAGKYQSLRSGFRLNLPPDN; from the coding sequence ATGGCAAGTACTGAACATAGTTTAATGTTGGATTTTACAACCGTTCTAGGGACTTCGGCGTTGGGCGGTTATATTGCAAATCGAATTAAGCAACCTGTTTTATTGGGTTATTTGGTTAGTGGTGTTTTGGTTGGTCCATTTGGGTGGCAATTGTTGAATGATGTACCCCGAATTAAGGCTTTAGCTTCCATGGGGGTTGCATTTTTATTATTTGCATTGGGAGTAGAGTTTTCGATTGCAGAATTAAAAAGGGTCAAGGATATTGCCATTAAAGGTAGTTTGTTACAAATTGGGTTGACGACAATTATTGTTGCGGCTCTGACTATTTTGTTAGGGTGGGTGGAAGGATTAGCCCAGGGTATATTTTTAGGGGCAGTGCTATCTCTGTCTTCGACTGCTGTGGTTTTAAAAACTTTAGCTGAACGGGGAGAAATTAACACTCTTCACGGTCAATTAATGTTAGCAATCTTAATTGCTCAAGATTTAGCCTTGGGGGTGATGCTGGCACTTTTACCCGCACTCACACAGCCAGAAAATTTTGCTGCGGCTTTATTTTCAGCCCTAGTCAAAGTGTTAGTTTTTGTGGCGGCTGCAATTATTTTTGGCAAGTGGGTAGTTCCAGTATTAATTCAACGGGTAGTAGCAACGGGAAGCACAGAATTATTCATTTTAAGTGTGATTGCTCTGTGTTTGGGGGTAGCTCTAGTAACTGCGGGTTTGGGACTATCGGTAGAAATGGGTGCATTTGTGGCGGGATTGATGGTTTCGGAAATTGAGCATTCTGACCATGCCCTTTCCAAAATTTTACCCTTACGGGATACATTTGCCTGTTTATTTTTTGCGTCGATTGGGATGTTGATTAATCCCCAAATTCTCATAGCAAATTTTGCCCTAATTCTGGGACTGGTAATGCTAGTGATGATAGGCAAAGCTTTAATTGTCTTCGGAATTATTTTAGTATTTGGCTATTCTCCCAAAACAGCAATTATCACGAGTTTAGGTATTAATCAAATTGGGGAATTTTCCTTTGTCTTGGCTTTAGCAGGGTTACAACAAAACCTCATTTCCCAACAAACCTATTTATTGTTACTGGGAACTACGGCAATTACCCTGGTACTAACACCAATTTGGATGAATATTTCACCCCGCTTAGTTGAATATCTAGCCAAAATTCCCTTCTTTGCAGACAAAATCAAAAAGTATTCCGAACCTAAATTACTATCAATTCCCGAACACATTAGCAATCATGTTGTTGTTGCTGGTTATGGGAGAGTGGGACAAGTCTTGGTAAATATCCTACAAAATCAAGGCTATCCAGTCATCGTCATCGAAAACAGTGAAGCGTCAATCCAAAGGTTGCGACACCAACATATCCCCTATATTTTCGGAGATGCAGATTCGGAATTAGTTTTAGAAAAAAGCCACTTGGAAATAGCCAAAGCACTGGCGATCGCTCTTCCCGATCCAGCTAGTACACGTATTCTACTTTCCCATGCTCTGGCGATCGCACCCAATATAGATATTATCGTACGCTCACATTTCGACCGGGAAATCGATTTACTGACACAAATGGGAGCTAAAGAAGTTGTACAACCAGAATTTGAAGCAGCTTTGGAATTAGGTTCCCATTTACTAACAACTTTAGGAGAACCAGAAGCAAATATTCGGCAAATTCTCTCCACAATTCGCGCTGGGAAATATCAGAGTCTTCGTTCTGGTTTTAGGCTAAACTTACCCCCAGACAATTGA
- a CDS encoding type II toxin-antitoxin system VapC family toxin, producing MRYLLDTDHISFLQRRSSVEFSRLTLRMGQYSPDDFALSIVSLHEQVLGAHDFINRGQTNNDVVRGYTLLVEILQSFSSAPVLPFDAKASAIFEDLKKQKIKVSTMDLRIATIALSRNLILLTRNERDFGKVPGLVTENWTV from the coding sequence GTGAGGTATTTGCTTGATACTGACCATATTAGTTTTTTACAGCGACGTTCGAGTGTAGAATTTAGCCGTTTAACCTTGCGGATGGGTCAATATTCCCCAGATGACTTTGCTTTATCTATTGTTAGTTTACACGAGCAAGTTCTTGGCGCTCACGATTTTATTAATCGCGGTCAAACAAATAATGATGTAGTTCGGGGATACACTCTGTTAGTAGAGATTCTCCAAAGTTTCAGTTCGGCTCCTGTTTTACCGTTTGATGCTAAGGCGAGCGCAATTTTTGAGGATTTGAAAAAGCAAAAAATCAAGGTTTCTACGATGGATTTAAGAATTGCGACAATTGCTTTATCTCGGAATTTAATCTTATTAACCCGGAATGAACGAGATTTTGGCAAAGTACCAGGTTTAGTGACGGAAAATTGGACAGTTTAG
- a CDS encoding ATP-dependent 6-phosphofructokinase — protein sequence MDIIKKRKRLGILTSGGDCPGLNAVIRAVVNHGISTYDWEVLGIPYATRGLLERKAIPLSRHGLDLRGIDPLLNMGGTILGSINKGNTLDRIDEIVASYQDLQLDALIGIGGDGSLAILNKLRTAGNWQFIAIPKTIDNDVALTDRVVGFDTAVNTIVDALYRLTFTAASHDRIMIVEVMGRSAGHLALHSGIAGGADVILIPEIPYTIAGVCEHLAELRDKWGRRFAIAVVAEGVKVAEDSSLYPSCQTPSCGIGQYIAEEIRNCSHNELDIRVSVLGHIQRGGIPTALDRLVATAFGKTAVDLIAAGETGKMVAWKNGQVEAVSLDAVLLESPLHVAANSSLVETARALGIYIGNGAITS from the coding sequence ATGGATATAATCAAAAAACGAAAAAGACTGGGCATTCTGACAAGTGGTGGAGATTGTCCGGGCTTAAATGCAGTAATTCGAGCGGTTGTTAACCATGGGATTTCGACCTATGATTGGGAAGTTTTAGGTATTCCCTATGCCACCAGAGGTTTATTAGAAAGAAAAGCCATTCCCCTATCACGACATGGTTTAGATTTACGGGGAATTGACCCATTATTAAATATGGGAGGAACAATTCTTGGGAGTATTAATAAAGGAAATACCCTCGATCGCATTGATGAGATTGTTGCCAGTTATCAAGATTTGCAGTTAGATGCTTTAATTGGTATCGGTGGAGATGGCAGTTTGGCGATATTAAATAAATTACGAACTGCTGGAAATTGGCAATTTATTGCGATTCCGAAAACCATCGATAACGATGTGGCATTAACAGATAGGGTTGTCGGATTTGATACTGCTGTGAATACAATTGTGGATGCATTGTACCGTCTGACATTTACCGCAGCCAGTCACGATCGCATCATGATTGTAGAAGTAATGGGGCGCAGTGCGGGACATTTGGCACTACATTCGGGAATCGCTGGTGGTGCAGATGTGATTTTAATTCCTGAAATTCCCTATACGATCGCGGGAGTATGCGAGCATTTAGCAGAATTACGCGACAAGTGGGGAAGAAGATTTGCGATCGCTGTGGTTGCGGAAGGGGTAAAAGTTGCTGAGGATTCATCTTTGTATCCATCATGTCAAACTCCTAGTTGTGGAATCGGACAATACATCGCCGAGGAAATCCGTAATTGTAGCCACAACGAACTCGATATTCGCGTTTCCGTGTTGGGACATATTCAACGTGGGGGGATACCTACAGCTTTAGATCGCTTGGTGGCAACAGCTTTTGGCAAAACTGCCGTGGATTTGATTGCTGCTGGGGAAACAGGGAAAATGGTTGCCTGGAAAAATGGGCAAGTTGAGGCTGTTTCTTTAGATGCTGTTTTACTTGAAAGTCCGTTACATGTGGCTGCAAATTCTTCCTTGGTAGAAACTGCTCGTGCTTTGGGTATTTATATTGGCAATGGAGCAATCACATCGTAA
- a CDS encoding DUF6544 family protein: MATQPTGIVFSPDVISQLPSPVQRYFLHAITPGTPLANSVKLDMAGSFKLGEKWVPMVASEILAKDGFVWKAHIGEGLLKFSGADYYKNGEGGVEFALWGMLPIARDSSPDAMRSATGRLAGELIWLPSVLLTLPDITWKAIDDNTIEANFHINHEPITLTLVIDSSGKPLKISFPRWGNQTEDGHYTYIPFGGEILAEREFNGLRIPSQLHMGWWFGSERYGEFFRCAIAGAKFS, from the coding sequence TTGGCAACTCAACCCACAGGTATTGTCTTTTCCCCAGATGTGATTTCCCAACTACCATCTCCCGTACAGCGCTACTTTTTACACGCTATTACACCGGGAACACCTCTGGCAAATTCTGTAAAACTAGACATGGCAGGGAGTTTTAAGTTAGGAGAAAAATGGGTTCCTATGGTTGCGTCGGAAATACTTGCCAAAGATGGTTTTGTTTGGAAAGCTCATATTGGCGAGGGATTACTTAAATTTAGTGGTGCGGATTACTACAAAAATGGGGAGGGTGGAGTTGAGTTCGCGCTTTGGGGTATGTTACCGATCGCCAGGGATTCTAGCCCCGATGCAATGCGATCGGCAACTGGTAGATTGGCTGGAGAATTAATTTGGTTGCCTTCTGTTTTGTTAACTTTGCCGGATATTACTTGGAAAGCAATTGATGACAATACTATCGAGGCAAATTTCCACATCAATCACGAACCCATAACCCTAACTTTAGTTATTGACTCTAGCGGGAAACCCCTCAAAATATCATTTCCGCGATGGGGAAACCAAACAGAAGACGGACACTATACCTATATTCCCTTTGGTGGGGAAATTTTGGCAGAAAGAGAATTTAATGGGTTGAGAATTCCATCGCAGTTACACATGGGTTGGTGGTTTGGTAGCGAACGCTATGGTGAATTTTTCCGATGCGCGATCGCAGGTGCAAAATTTTCTTAA